The Colius striatus isolate bColStr4 chromosome Z, bColStr4.1.hap1, whole genome shotgun sequence DNA window TGGTCGAGCTGGTTGCGAAGGGTGTGCAGCGCCTGTTGGTCCCAGTGTGGTGGgatgctggagctgctgaaggTGGTGAAGAGGTGTTGGAGGATGTGGAGGGCGATGTGCGCGGCTTGTTGCGGGTGTGTGGTGTTCAGGACGGCGCCGGGGAAGTCGGGTGCGTCGTCCCAGTCGTGTTGGCAGGGCTGGGTGGGGCTGGGAGCCGTGGCCTGCAGGAGGCGGAGGCCGTCCCCGGGGAAGGTGAGGAgtcgggggggcagagtggggcaGGCGAGGGCGGTGGCGAGCGgcggcaggaggagcagcagcgcCGGGACGCCGTGCCGCAGGCGGCGGGTACGTGCGGTGCGTGGCGCAGGcatggggggctgtgggtggcGCGTGGGGTTGTTGCTGGCGCGGGAGCCGGTGAGGCTGTGTGGTGGGGCGGGTGGGCACTGTGCTCGGGGTGCTGCCGGGCGCCGGCTTTATGCGGAGCGGCGGCTTTCGCTGCCGGGCTTTCCGATTGCCGCGGCTTCTGGCTGTGGCTTTCGGTTGTGGCCG harbors:
- the LOC133628713 gene encoding interferon-like, which translates into the protein MPAPRTARTRRLRHGVPALLLLLPPLATALACPTLPPRLLTFPGDGLRLLQATAPSPTQPCQHDWDDAPDFPGAVLNTTHPQQAAHIALHILQHLFTTFSSSSIPPHWDQQALHTLRNQLDHSIHHLRRCLNDTRKLSQGRGPRNHLLALHRYFSRLQLFPGTHHHSACAWDHVHNQALLCFQHVDTLLRRSRSRDASELHQTHPAPTPGPSRRQPPRLSTAHSAPRHEPAGTRP